A DNA window from Phycisphaerales bacterium AB-hyl4 contains the following coding sequences:
- a CDS encoding nitrate/nitrite transporter, producing MTTATPTSISPGSLSEASAANRVLWLSTTAFTLMFAVWLMFGILAIPLRDELGLSAVQFSWLAAIAILNGSLWRLVFGILTDRYGGRRVFTVLVLLTAVPTFLVSYAQTYTHLMLCAFLLGLAGNSFSVGIAWNAAWFPTKRQGFALGVFGAGNVGASVTKFIAPVVIAIVPTVGWLGGVVPGGWRFVPFLYGILLLGMAAALWWMSPARDRMPGQGRALSAMLQPLRCMRVWRFSLYYVVVFGAYVALAVWLPRYYQDVYGLALGPAALLTALFIFPASLLRPLGGYFSDCFGARRVMYWVFGGMTAATLLLALPEMHITVPAAGGQVYQLSLGLNVWLFTALLFVVAVGMGIGKAAVYKYIPDYFPKDVGAVGGLVGMLGALGGFLLPPVFAYFESFSGVPQATFFALFVVTALSLLWLHVTVLRLLREEASHVRHEFDLPTASGPTITARNDA from the coding sequence ATGACCACCGCCACGCCCACATCCATCTCACCGGGGAGCCTGTCGGAGGCCAGCGCCGCCAACCGCGTGCTCTGGTTGTCGACGACGGCGTTTACGCTGATGTTCGCCGTGTGGTTGATGTTCGGCATCCTGGCTATCCCGTTGCGCGATGAGCTGGGATTGTCTGCGGTGCAGTTCTCGTGGCTCGCCGCGATCGCGATTCTCAACGGTTCACTCTGGCGACTGGTGTTCGGCATCCTCACCGATCGCTATGGCGGCCGACGTGTGTTCACCGTACTGGTGCTGCTGACGGCTGTGCCGACGTTTCTGGTCAGCTATGCCCAGACCTACACCCACCTGATGCTCTGCGCGTTTCTCCTGGGGCTGGCGGGCAACTCGTTCTCGGTCGGCATCGCGTGGAACGCGGCGTGGTTCCCCACGAAACGGCAGGGCTTCGCGCTCGGCGTGTTCGGCGCGGGCAATGTCGGCGCGTCGGTGACCAAGTTCATCGCGCCGGTGGTGATCGCGATCGTGCCGACAGTTGGCTGGTTGGGCGGCGTCGTGCCCGGCGGATGGCGGTTCGTGCCGTTCCTCTATGGCATCCTGTTGCTGGGCATGGCGGCTGCGTTGTGGTGGATGAGCCCGGCGCGCGACCGGATGCCGGGCCAGGGGCGAGCGCTGTCGGCCATGCTTCAGCCATTACGCTGCATGCGCGTCTGGCGGTTCAGCCTCTACTACGTCGTCGTCTTCGGCGCGTATGTCGCGCTGGCGGTGTGGCTGCCGCGCTATTACCAGGATGTGTACGGCCTCGCGCTGGGGCCGGCGGCGCTGCTCACGGCGCTTTTCATCTTCCCCGCGAGCCTGTTGCGGCCGCTGGGCGGTTACTTCTCAGACTGCTTCGGCGCACGACGGGTGATGTACTGGGTGTTCGGCGGGATGACCGCGGCGACGCTGTTGCTGGCGTTGCCGGAGATGCACATCACCGTCCCTGCCGCCGGCGGGCAGGTTTATCAACTGTCGCTTGGTTTGAATGTCTGGCTGTTCACAGCGCTACTGTTCGTGGTCGCGGTGGGCATGGGCATCGGCAAGGCGGCAGTGTACAAGTACATCCCCGACTACTTCCCGAAAGACGTCGGCGCCGTCGGCGGACTGGTGGGCATGCTTGGGGCGCTGGGCGGGTTCCTGCTGCCGCCGGTGTTTGCCTATTTTGAGTCGTTCAGCGGCGTGCCGCAGGCAACGTTCTTCGCCTTGTTCGTGGTGACGGCCCTGAGTCTGTTGTGGCTGCACGTGACAGTGCTGCGACTGTTGCGCGAAGAGGCGTCCCACGTGCGGCATGAGTTCGACCTGCCGACCGCGAGCGGGCCGACGATCACAGCCAGAAACGATGCGTGA
- the moaA gene encoding GTP 3',8-cyclase MoaA has protein sequence MFQDVYGRRIGHLRLSLTKACAMRCTYCRPAKLSHPRNEPTLSVDEIENLVRHLAMHHGLHKVRLTGGDPTSRPELTEIIGRISGVPGIDDLAMTTNALTLPHRAREYAEAGLHRINVSLDTLNAERFAKLTGVDGLERVLAGLDAAEAAGLVPIRINCVVVRGQNEKDLPSLVRFAADRGFEVRFIELMPMGPLADQWADRYVPEAQMREQMDEVVCHWQPLEQGHDAARRYRVVLDDGSEATVGFITPMSCNFCAACNRIRVAADGMLYPCLMDKPAHTLLPALRPRFDSEQLDELIAMGLQQKRQEHPHDGFVVMTHIGG, from the coding sequence ATGTTTCAAGACGTTTACGGACGACGCATCGGCCACCTGCGCCTCTCGCTGACCAAAGCGTGTGCGATGCGCTGCACATACTGTCGGCCGGCCAAGCTCAGCCATCCGCGTAACGAGCCGACCCTCTCCGTCGACGAGATTGAAAACCTGGTTCGTCACCTCGCGATGCATCACGGCCTGCACAAGGTTCGGCTGACCGGCGGCGATCCGACGAGTCGGCCGGAGCTGACCGAGATCATCGGCCGAATCAGTGGCGTGCCGGGCATCGACGATCTGGCGATGACGACCAATGCGCTGACGCTGCCACACCGGGCACGTGAGTACGCCGAGGCGGGCTTGCATCGCATCAACGTTTCGCTGGACACGCTGAACGCCGAGCGTTTCGCGAAGCTGACCGGCGTGGACGGTCTGGAGCGCGTCCTGGCCGGGCTCGACGCGGCGGAGGCGGCGGGGTTGGTGCCCATCCGGATTAACTGTGTCGTGGTGCGCGGGCAAAATGAGAAGGACTTGCCGAGCCTTGTCCGATTTGCCGCCGATCGCGGGTTTGAAGTGCGGTTTATCGAGTTGATGCCGATGGGACCGTTGGCCGACCAGTGGGCGGACCGCTACGTGCCCGAGGCACAGATGCGCGAGCAGATGGATGAAGTCGTCTGTCATTGGCAACCACTGGAGCAGGGGCACGACGCGGCGCGACGGTATCGTGTGGTACTGGATGATGGCAGCGAAGCAACGGTCGGCTTCATCACGCCGATGAGCTGCAACTTCTGCGCTGCGTGCAACCGCATCCGCGTCGCGGCCGATGGCATGTTGTACCCGTGTCTGATGGATAAGCCAGCGCACACGTTGCTGCCGGCGCTCCGGCCGCGGTTTGACAGCGAACAACTCGACGAGCTGATCGCCATGGGCCTGCAGCAGAAACGACAAGAGCACCCCCACGATGGTTTTGTCGTGATGACCCACATAGGAGGTTGA
- a CDS encoding MoaD/ThiS family protein, with the protein MADETDETDVSNASNAMPMQVTVKLFGPQAKLVGREAVTLTLDGVEPTCLALREALAEAEPTLAASLPSSRFAVNHEYVAEGHRIRRDDELALIGMISGG; encoded by the coding sequence GTGGCCGACGAGACCGACGAGACCGACGTGTCCAACGCGTCCAATGCGATGCCGATGCAAGTGACGGTTAAGCTGTTTGGCCCGCAGGCGAAGCTGGTCGGGCGAGAGGCGGTCACGCTGACGCTTGATGGTGTTGAGCCGACTTGCCTCGCGTTGCGTGAGGCGTTGGCCGAGGCCGAGCCGACCTTGGCGGCGAGCCTGCCGAGCAGTCGATTCGCGGTGAACCACGAATATGTGGCCGAGGGCCATCGCATCCGCCGCGACGATGAGCTGGCGCTGATCGGCATGATCAGCGGCGGGTAG